One Triticum dicoccoides isolate Atlit2015 ecotype Zavitan chromosome 4B, WEW_v2.0, whole genome shotgun sequence genomic window carries:
- the LOC119292200 gene encoding putative lipid-binding protein At4g00165 — translation MASRTSAACLLALLVASTFLAGDACNSCKHHTPPPASPSPPPPAPATPTPCPPPPSSGGTGYCPTDTLKLGACANVLGLVSAGVGTAPSGGGDKCCSLLGGLADLEAAVCLCTALKANVLGIVLNIPIKLSLLLNYCGKTAPKGFQCA, via the coding sequence ATGGCGTCCAGGACCTCGGCGGCGTGCCTGCTGGCGCTGCTGGTGGCCAGCACGTTCCTGGCCGGCGACGCGTGCAACAGCTGCAAGCACCACACCCCTCCCCCGGCGTCCCCGTCCCCGCCCCCGCCAGCGCCTGCTACCCCGACGCCATGCCCGCCACCGCCGTCATCGGGCGGCACGGGGTACTGCCCCACGGACACACTGAAGCTGGGCGCCTGCGCCAACGTGCTGGGCCTAGTGAGCGCGGGCGTCGGCACCGCCCCCAGCGGCGGCGGCGACAAGTGCTGCAGCCTCCTCGGCGGCCTGGCCGACCTTGAGGCCGCCGTGTGCCTCTGCACCGCGCTCAAGGCCAACGTCCTCGGCATCGTCCTCAACATCCCCATCAAGCTCAGCCTCCTCCTCAACTACTGCGGCAAGACCGCCCCCAAGGGCTTCCAGTGCGCTTAA
- the LOC119294261 gene encoding lipid transfer protein EARLI 1-like gives MATKAAVLVTLLALNLLFFALADDCGCHLPSPPPPAGGGGGGGGGGGGKGGSGQCPIDALKLGACANVLGGLINLRPVTTPKQTCCSLLQGLADLDAAVCLCTALKANILGIHLNVPVDLSLLINYCGKNVPSGFQCPS, from the coding sequence ATGGCGACGAAAGCGGCGGTGCTCGTCACGCTGCTGGCACTGAACCTGCTCTTCTTCGCCTTGGCCGACGACTGCGGGTGCCACCTGcctagcccgccgccgccggcagggggaggaggagggggcggcggcggcggtggaggcaagGGTGGCAGCGGGCAGTGCCCGATCGACGCGCTGAAGCTTGGGGCGTGCGCGAACGTGCTGGGCGGGCTGATCAACCTGCGGCCGGTGACGACGCCGAAGCAGACGTGCTGCTCGCTGCTCCAGGGGCTGGCGGACCTGGATGCGGCCGTGTGCCTGTGCACGGCGCTCAAGGCCAACATCCTGGGCATCCACCTCAACGTGCCCGTCGACCTCAGCCTCCTCATCAACTACTGCGGCAAGAACGTCCCCTCCGGCTTCCAGTGCCCCTCCTAG
- the LOC119292201 gene encoding putative glycine-rich cell wall structural protein 1 yields the protein MAKKAAVIATLLALNLLLFTFADACGCHCGSCPSPGGGGGGGGGGGGGSGGGGGGSGGSGGSGGGGSGGGGSSGGGSGGGGSGGGGSGGGGSSGGGSGGGGSGGGGSGGRARCPIDALKLGVCANVLNGLINLQLGTPPKQPCCSLIQGLADLEAAVCLCTALKANILGINLNVPIDLSLLVNYCGKNVPSGFQCPR from the coding sequence atggcgaagaaggccgcggtTATCGCCACGCTGCTGGCCCTGAACCTGCTCCTCTTCACCTTCGCCGACGCCTGCGGCTGCCACTGCGGATCCTGCCCTAGCCCCggcggagggggcggcggtgggggtggcggtggaggtgggagcggtggcggtggtggtgggagCGGTGGCAGTGGAGGGAGCGGTGGAGGCGGTTCTGGAGGAGGCGGCAGCAGCGGAGGCGGATCtggaggaggcggcagcggcggaggcggaTCAGGAGGaggtggcagcagcggcggcgggtccggcggtgGCGGATCGGGAGGAGGCGGATCAGGCGGGCGCGCGCGGTGCCCCATCGACGCGCTGAAGCTGGGCGTGTGCGCCAACGTGCTCAACGGGCTGATCAACCTGCAGCTGGGGACGCCGCCGAAGCAGCCGTGCTGCTCGCTGATCCAGGGCCTCGCCGACCTGGAGGCGGCGGTGTGCCTCTGCACGGCGCTCAAGGCCAACATCCTGGGCATCAACCTCAACGTGCCCATCGACCTCAGCCTCCTCGTCAACTACTGCGGCAAGAACGTCCCCTCCGGCTTCCAGTGCCCCCGCTAG